The Methanobacterium lacus genome includes a region encoding these proteins:
- a CDS encoding metallophosphoesterase has protein sequence METNTIYNAEIADLGLIINDHLIISDIHIGYEGALNREGIMVPRFQYKKILERINEIIRKYEPKKVIVNGDLKHEFGRITSQEWKESKDFIEFLKTNFQDTILIKGNHDNFTKFIAEKTGLEVYESYELNEHVIMHGDKLPDETTLKNSKTIIIGHEHPCIGIRNGERLEKIKCYMKGSYQDKNMIVMPSFNFVTEGSDILHEKPLSPLLKNNKTDEFEVYGVENFEVLYFGRIKNILKVKDKFY, from the coding sequence ATGGAAACTAACACGATTTACAACGCAGAAATTGCGGATCTAGGCCTCATAATAAATGATCATCTGATAATTTCAGATATTCACATAGGTTACGAAGGAGCCCTCAATCGTGAAGGAATAATGGTTCCAAGATTTCAATACAAAAAGATACTGGAGCGAATAAACGAAATTATCCGAAAATATGAACCAAAAAAAGTGATTGTTAACGGAGATCTCAAACATGAATTTGGGAGGATTACAAGCCAAGAATGGAAGGAATCCAAGGACTTCATAGAATTTCTGAAGACCAATTTCCAGGATACAATACTCATCAAAGGCAACCACGACAACTTCACAAAATTTATAGCAGAAAAAACTGGCCTGGAAGTTTATGAAAGCTACGAACTGAATGAACATGTGATCATGCATGGAGACAAACTCCCTGATGAAACAACCTTAAAAAATTCTAAAACCATAATCATAGGCCACGAACACCCCTGTATAGGAATTAGAAACGGTGAAAGACTTGAAAAGATCAAATGTTACATGAAGGGCAGCTACCAAGATAAAAATATGATTGTGATGCCGTCGTTCAATTTTGTCACCGAAGGATCGGATATTCTCCATGAAAAACCACTCTCACCACTTCTAAAAAATAACAAAACTGATGAATTTGAAGTTTACGGCGTAGAAAACTTTGAAGTACTATATTTTGGACGTATAAAGAATATACTAAAGGTTAAAGACAAATTTTACTAG
- a CDS encoding PadR family transcriptional regulator: protein MWDFSKLHEKFHEKIGEMQRLGGMRIWIIHVLDEGPKNGVEIMDAIEEHHKMMEQRHMTDERFRRHMAKMKRPSPGSVYPMLKKMVEEDLIIKLEDGKYKLTEKGQKIASSFFGRFRPKEANMDKCEMVVENVLAEIEGHVAFLESIKPEKLEEYCPRINALNKKFEGIMNSLNNPEEEDHD from the coding sequence ATGTGGGACTTTTCGAAACTTCATGAAAAATTTCATGAAAAAATAGGGGAAATGCAGAGACTCGGAGGTATGAGGATCTGGATCATCCATGTTCTAGATGAAGGACCGAAAAACGGTGTTGAAATTATGGACGCCATAGAAGAACATCACAAAATGATGGAACAACGTCACATGACTGATGAACGCTTCAGACGCCATATGGCAAAAATGAAAAGGCCATCCCCGGGCTCAGTATACCCCATGTTAAAAAAAATGGTAGAAGAAGATTTGATAATAAAACTAGAGGACGGTAAGTACAAGTTAACTGAAAAAGGCCAGAAAATTGCATCCAGCTTCTTTGGCAGGTTCAGACCAAAAGAAGCCAACATGGACAAATGCGAAATGGTTGTTGAAAATGTACTGGCAGAGATCGAAGGTCATGTAGCATTCCTTGAAAGCATAAAGCCAGAAAAACTTGAAGAGTACTGCCCTAGGATCAATGCCCTCAACAAGAAATTCGAAGGAATCATGAACTCACTAAACAACCCAGAGGAAGAAGATCATGACTGA
- a CDS encoding ABC transporter ATP-binding protein: MTENAIEIKNLTKEFGDFKAVDDLSLNVKAGEIFGFLGPNGAGKSTTIRMLCTLAQPTSGSATISGYDLVKDAAKVRENIGLVAEKMIMYDALTAAENLRFFGKLYRIPKVELERRIDELLEMVNMQEWKDTQINKFSTGMKQRINVIRALLPEPKIIFMDEPTLGLDPQTTFSIREIIRDINKKGVTVILTTHAMVEAEALSDRVAIIDHGKIAALDTPENLKNMISDENTTIFSVKITNLTSHLIESIKNLENVTALAQQDDHTLKISATGENALNIIIDSIRAKGGNIFSITNSNESTLEDVFLALTGKEIRDHASEKAAPTSHGHGAKAQARVR; this comes from the coding sequence ATGACTGAAAATGCAATAGAAATTAAAAACCTCACCAAAGAATTTGGTGATTTTAAGGCTGTGGACGATCTGTCCCTAAATGTTAAGGCCGGAGAAATCTTCGGATTTTTAGGTCCAAACGGGGCTGGAAAAAGTACAACCATAAGAATGCTCTGCACACTTGCACAGCCCACATCAGGCAGTGCCACTATTTCAGGTTATGACCTGGTGAAGGATGCTGCCAAGGTTCGTGAAAACATAGGCCTGGTAGCAGAGAAAATGATAATGTACGATGCGCTGACAGCTGCAGAGAATCTAAGGTTCTTTGGAAAACTGTACAGAATACCCAAGGTTGAACTCGAAAGAAGAATTGACGAACTCCTTGAAATGGTGAATATGCAGGAGTGGAAAGATACCCAGATAAACAAGTTTTCAACTGGAATGAAACAACGAATCAACGTTATTCGGGCTCTTTTACCAGAACCCAAAATAATATTCATGGACGAACCCACACTTGGACTGGATCCCCAGACAACATTTTCAATACGGGAAATAATCCGAGACATTAACAAAAAGGGAGTTACAGTGATCTTAACCACACATGCAATGGTTGAAGCTGAAGCACTGAGTGATAGAGTTGCAATAATCGATCACGGAAAAATTGCTGCTTTAGACACACCGGAAAATCTTAAAAATATGATTTCAGACGAAAATACCACCATTTTCAGTGTGAAAATAACCAATCTAACAAGTCACCTCATTGAAAGTATCAAAAACCTTGAAAATGTGACTGCCCTAGCACAACAAGATGATCACACCCTAAAAATTAGTGCAACTGGAGAAAATGCCTTAAACATCATCATTGACTCCATCAGAGCAAAGGGAGGAAACATCTTTTCAATTACAAACAGCAATGAATCAACCCTGGAAGATGTGTTTTTAGCACTCACAGGAAAGGAAATACGGGATCATGCCAGTGAAAAGGCTGCCCCAACTTCCCATGGACACGGTGCAAAAGCCCAGGCAAGGGTCAGGTGA
- a CDS encoding ABC transporter permease, which yields MDLIKLFKDSYHIMAKDLLSLRRNKMSLAALFIMPVAFLVMFGFIFPSGGTQTNMPVGMVNLDGGQGSTEFISQLNALNSNNSYLKIQNFTSTDAAKTQINQGKLYGTFIIPPGFSYNMSHGQSANVIMYVDNSNPQMATQMESVTSNTITMMNGQQAVYNVVNMSETTGQTVNPQAVVFPYTPNIATTIPGQNNYFNFLAPGLMIMIVMMTVMTGIPEAISKEKEIGTFDGMLSAPINQISIILGKTAALCVRGFGQCILILVLAVLFFGVTIQGSILLAFFMLLLGIFSFVGIGIVAVSMSEDQASGTMIVNLLMFPMMFLAGIFYPLQQMPWFMQDISKVIPLTYAADAMRKIMLLNAGLGDVITQVLILIAFGVVTMAIAVPLFRRSMTR from the coding sequence ATGGATTTAATAAAACTATTTAAAGACAGTTACCACATCATGGCCAAGGATCTGCTGAGCTTGAGACGAAATAAAATGTCTCTGGCAGCATTATTCATCATGCCCGTAGCATTTTTGGTCATGTTTGGATTTATATTCCCCAGCGGCGGCACCCAAACCAATATGCCGGTCGGTATGGTAAACTTGGATGGTGGGCAGGGTAGCACAGAATTTATTTCACAGTTAAATGCCCTGAACTCCAACAACAGCTACTTGAAAATTCAAAACTTCACATCCACAGATGCAGCGAAAACACAGATAAATCAGGGAAAGCTCTATGGAACCTTTATAATACCGCCTGGTTTCAGTTATAACATGAGCCATGGTCAGTCTGCAAACGTGATCATGTACGTTGATAACAGTAACCCTCAGATGGCCACACAGATGGAAAGTGTGACATCCAACACCATTACCATGATGAATGGTCAACAGGCAGTGTATAATGTGGTGAACATGAGTGAAACAACTGGGCAAACTGTAAATCCCCAGGCAGTGGTATTCCCATACACTCCAAACATTGCAACAACCATTCCCGGTCAGAACAACTACTTCAACTTCCTAGCACCAGGACTCATGATCATGATAGTGATGATGACTGTCATGACAGGAATCCCAGAGGCAATATCAAAGGAAAAGGAGATTGGAACCTTTGATGGAATGTTATCAGCCCCAATAAATCAGATATCCATAATTTTGGGTAAAACTGCAGCCCTATGTGTCAGAGGATTTGGACAGTGCATACTCATACTGGTCCTTGCAGTGTTGTTCTTCGGTGTGACAATACAGGGAAGCATACTCCTAGCATTTTTCATGCTCCTACTGGGAATTTTCAGCTTCGTTGGAATAGGAATTGTTGCGGTGTCCATGTCAGAAGATCAAGCATCAGGAACTATGATAGTGAACCTTTTAATGTTCCCAATGATGTTTCTTGCTGGGATATTCTATCCACTACAGCAGATGCCATGGTTCATGCAGGACATCTCAAAAGTAATTCCACTCACCTATGCAGCAGATGCAATGCGTAAAATAATGCTCTTAAACGCAGGATTAGGAGACGTGATCACCCAAGTGCTCATACTCATAGCATTTGGTGTTGTGACAATGGCAATTGCAGTGCCACTCTTTAGAAGATCAATGACTCGATAA
- a CDS encoding HEAT repeat domain-containing protein: MEFEDLLKQLEDDDPAVRRDAVEQLGVEGVKVNVEPLMKALNDENPDVRFQASKSLAEVGEPAVDPLIQALKGDEGNTKRYATFALKNMGDDNVVVHLIDALEDDDWSVRKTSAKSLGEMGNQKAVEPLINTLQDDDWGVRCSAAKALGDLGDETAIDPLKKARRAAKGDKEFKKVATKAIKKIG; the protein is encoded by the coding sequence ATGGAATTTGAAGATTTACTAAAACAATTGGAAGATGATGATCCTGCAGTTCGTAGGGATGCAGTTGAACAGCTTGGTGTTGAAGGTGTAAAAGTCAATGTTGAACCATTGATGAAAGCATTGAATGATGAAAATCCTGATGTGAGATTTCAAGCATCCAAATCACTTGCAGAAGTTGGAGAACCTGCAGTAGACCCACTTATCCAAGCTTTAAAGGGTGATGAAGGTAACACTAAACGGTATGCAACCTTCGCCTTGAAAAATATGGGTGATGATAACGTGGTTGTTCACCTCATAGATGCCCTTGAAGACGATGATTGGAGTGTTAGAAAAACATCAGCCAAATCCCTCGGGGAAATGGGCAACCAAAAAGCTGTTGAACCACTCATAAACACCCTTCAAGATGATGATTGGGGAGTTCGTTGTTCTGCTGCCAAGGCCCTGGGAGATCTTGGGGATGAAACAGCAATTGACCCACTAAAAAAGGCCAGACGAGCTGCTAAAGGAGATAAAGAATTTAAAAAAGTTGCAACCAAGGCCATAAAAAAGATAGGTTAA
- a CDS encoding carbon-nitrogen hydrolase family protein, translated as MILKKKSFEIALCQMNVVESKDENLERAVSMIREANVNGATLVVLPEMFNCPYDNDKFVEYAENRKTSKSLKAISRAADENNVYVVAGSIPEESCGNIYNSSFVFDDRGEVLDVHRKIHLFDVEVSDGISFKESNTITPGDKVTVVETPFMKFGVAICFDLRFPELFRLMAMEGAKLVVVPGAFNMTTGPAHWETTIRTRAIDNQIYVVAVSPAKNDELSYVAYGHSMVVDPWGDVVETAKEEETIVYATINEDMVNKIREELPLLKNRREDIYELIKKE; from the coding sequence ATGATCTTGAAGAAAAAAAGCTTTGAAATAGCCCTGTGTCAGATGAATGTGGTTGAGAGCAAGGACGAAAACCTTGAAAGGGCAGTTTCAATGATCAGGGAAGCCAATGTTAACGGCGCAACTTTGGTTGTACTTCCAGAGATGTTTAACTGTCCGTATGATAATGATAAGTTCGTGGAGTATGCAGAAAATAGAAAGACTAGTAAGTCTTTAAAAGCAATTTCAAGGGCTGCGGATGAAAATAATGTTTATGTGGTTGCAGGTTCCATTCCAGAGGAGAGTTGTGGAAACATTTACAACTCAAGTTTCGTCTTTGATGATCGTGGGGAGGTGTTGGATGTTCACAGGAAGATCCACCTGTTCGATGTTGAGGTTAGTGATGGAATAAGTTTCAAAGAATCCAACACCATAACTCCTGGAGACAAGGTCACTGTTGTAGAAACCCCTTTTATGAAGTTTGGTGTGGCCATATGTTTTGATCTGAGATTTCCTGAACTCTTTAGGTTGATGGCAATGGAAGGTGCCAAACTCGTTGTGGTGCCAGGAGCATTTAACATGACAACAGGACCTGCTCATTGGGAAACCACCATTAGAACACGTGCCATTGATAACCAAATCTATGTGGTGGCTGTATCACCTGCAAAAAATGATGAACTGTCCTATGTTGCCTATGGTCATTCAATGGTGGTTGATCCTTGGGGTGATGTGGTTGAAACTGCTAAGGAAGAAGAAACCATAGTTTATGCAACCATAAATGAAGATATGGTTAACAAAATACGTGAAGAACTTCCACTTTTAAAAAATAGACGTGAAGATATCTATGAACTAATAAAAAAAGAATAA